One window of the Trifolium pratense cultivar HEN17-A07 linkage group LG2, ARS_RC_1.1, whole genome shotgun sequence genome contains the following:
- the LOC123910846 gene encoding uncharacterized protein LOC123910846 isoform X3 has protein sequence MSLEPLDRKSSFRERKRHESSESFGSVARWRGSSNYNRSREFNRGGDYRRVGGHRKQGSWQLFPEESGHRHMISRSCDRRLEEDNYRPSFSRGDGNYGRGNKESRGAFSQREWRGRSSETTNNSLNMSRRQTNASNDRKSVDDMLTYSSHSHSDLANTWEQHNMKDQHDKMGGVNRFVTGQRNDRDSSLGTIDWKPLKWTRPGCSTSRDSGFSRSSGMRSLGGTNSKGSCEWKVGLQQKIATAVESNSGEAATCRASSAPSEEENLRKKPRLNWGEGLAKFERKHVEGPEVTSNNDDPVSPPFSMETNNFLSTGLVDRSPKLSGLSECASPATPSSAARSSSPAGADDKLFGKAANVDSDVGNLSSSPVPGSQNHLQMFSFNLEKVDIDSLISLGSPLVELLPQSDNLNSVDYSLLISTTMDKLLILKADISKVLEVTETEIDLLENELRSLKSESKDRFQCSEAVGSLLIPCTYRHVANVSACGDSNSSLEVKDSVDVKSSASTGDILYDTIISCNEKTAKAACEVFDKLLPEKCCKNENIGASSGSSSHNGTLIKEKFAERRRLARLKERIITLKFKALHHLWKEDMRLLSIRKHRPKSHKKLESELRTTSNSHQKKRSSIPFRFPFPGNQLKLVPTSEMIKYTSQLLSESKHEIHRSTLKMPALIWDQKDKMYSMFLSSNGLVVDPVAIEKERAMINPWTAEEQEIFLEKFAAYGKDFRKIATFLNHKTTADCVEFYYKNHKSDCFEKIKKKDDDKLGKFFKAKTDLMASGVKCNSGVNASSLDILSEASSVMADDIARDRKMRSGSSLWRGYNNHNKSRGDNIITERPDSFDVLQDERETVAADVLASICGCVLSEATSSCITSSVDPVKGKRVVKKCVKVKPLSKKPPMPEITQNIDHETCSDESCGEMELTDWSDVEKAAFLHAVSLFGKDFAMIAQRVRTRSQYQCKVFFSKTQKRLRLNHMGDRPENVGSQMNDDVDGGRSDADNACVVETGSANGSDSSGTKTGVDQPESDKNMYHDESNPVEASNLSADLYTSEEINRKVDHEDVNMVSNACVIGGESKLRTDDIVGVLNGSDKSGSVREQRAIVMSDGIEIGTNEPIEGGGAVTELVSGTGTMEPCYTNSVAEGRLVSDVSSAQQGNELEGSTICLVDRDEADTDAVIELKGNVRDSSTLVNTSLSSVDVSCPRLSVEAENEPQICLEKPQFSGSSEVPLTDPTTSTLQYTDGAAMQYKKPSSQDLPSCDFQGNQDMIGHDSSSNLGHQLCNPGKSLDHVEAARVLQCYNLQVPSDKEVNVKMSCSSSATELPLLSQKIDLEEPPRNDVKIFGKILTNPSSTPKPNLSAKGNEENGTHLPKLSSSSSSLKLTGHDNTGGKSTILNVDLNDCRVFQNVPVIRSYSDGNKIQPVFSSLPDSAILLAKYPAAFGSYGLEAVSSLQQQVTEMVSSNGIGEPGILAGGSKSVASDPIAAIKTHQTNADQFVGQTGNAIKDGEPVGEEKDLNS, from the exons atGTCGCTGGAACCGTTGGATCGAAAGAGCTCGTTTAGGGAGAGGAAGCGCCACGAGAGTTCTGAGTCTTTTGGGTCTGTGGCTAGATGGAGAGGATCTTCTAATTATAACCGATCGCGTGAGTTCAATCGTGGTGGCGATTATCGGAGAGTAGGAG GTCATCGTAAGCAGGGTAGTTGGCAGCTATTTCCAGAAGAATCTGGTCATCGGCATATGATTTCTCGATCTTGTGACAGGAGACTGGAGGAAGATAACTATCGCCCGTCATTCTCGCGAGGGGATGGAAATTACGGAAGGGGCAATAAGGAAAGCAGAGGAGCCTTTAGCCAGAGAGAATGGAGAGGGCGTTCATCTGAAACCACAAACAATTCTCTGAATATGTCGAGGAGGCAAACCAATGCAAGTAATGATCGCAAGTCGGTCGATGATATGCTAACATATTCCTCTCATTCACATTCTGACCTAGCAAATACTTGGGAGCAGCATAACATGAAAGACCAGCATGATAAGATGGGTGGTGTTAATCGGTTTGTTACAGGCCAGAGAAATGATAGGGATAGTTCTTTGGGTACAATTGACTGGAAGCCCCTTAAATGGACCCGGCCTGGATGCTCCACTTCACGAGACTCGGGCTTTAGCCGCTCAAGTGGCATGAGGAGcttaggagggacaaattcgaAGGGAAGCTGTGAATGGAAGGTTGGGTTGCAACAAAAAATTGCAACTGCTGTTGAGTCAAATTCAGGGGAAGCTGCTACATGTCGTGCATCGTCTGCTCCATCTGAAGAGGAAAATTTGAGGAAGAAGCCTAGGCTAAATTGGGGCGAGGGACTTGCAAAGTTCGAGAGAAAGCATGTTGAGGGGCCTGAGGTAACTTCGAACAATGATGACCCTGTCTCACCTCCTTTCAGTATGGAAACCAATAATTTCCTCAGTACTGGCTTAGTAGATAGAAGCCCTAAACTTTCAGGACTCTCAGAGTGTGCATCTCCTGCAACTCCATCTTCGGCAGCCCGCAGCTCTTCACCAG CAGGTGCAGATGATAAATTGTTTGGAAAAGCTGCAAATGTGGACAGTGATGTTGGTAACTTGAGTAGTTCACCTGTTCCTGGGTCTCAAAATCATCTGCAGATGTTTTCTTTCAATTTAGAGAAGGTGGATATTGACTCATTGATTAGTCTGGGCTCTCCACTTGTTGAGTTATTACCACAGTCTGATAATCTGAACTCTGTGGATTATAGTTTATTAATTTCCACCACAATGGATAAGCTGCTGATATTGAAAGCGGACATTTCAAAGGTATTAGAGGTCACTGAAACTGAAATTGATTTACTTGAAAATGAACTTAGATCTCTAAAATCTGAATCTAAGGATAGATTTCAATGTTCAGAAGCCGTTGGCTCTCTGCTAATCCCCTGTACTTATAGGCATGTTGCCAATGTCTCGGCTTGTGGTGATAGTAATTCATCTTTGGAGGTTAAAGATAGTGTAGATGTTAAGTCTAGTGCGAGCACTGGGGATATTTTATACGATACAATTATTTCTTGCAATGAAAAAACTGCAAAAGCAGCATGTGAAGTGTTTGATAAGTTATTGCCTGAAAAATGTTGCAAGAACGAGAATATTGGGGCTAGCAGTGGTTCATCCTCTCATAATGGCACACTTATTAAGGAAAAATTTGCTGAGAGAAGACGATTGGCAAGATTGAAGGAGAGAATTATAACACTCAAGTTTAAAGCTTTGCATCACTTGTGGAAAGAAGATATGCGTTTACTGTCTATTAGGAAACACCGCCCAAAATCTCACAAGAAACTTGAATCAGAGCTACGCACCACCAGTAATAGTCATCAGAAGAAGCGGTCTTCTATTCCTTTCCGTTTTCCCTTCCCTG GAAACCAACTGAAATTGGTTCCAACATCTGAGATGATTAAGTATACAAGCCAACTGCTTTCAGAATCCAAACATGAAATTCACAGAAGCACCTTGAAGATGCCAGCATTAATTTGGGATCAAAAGGACAAAATGTATTCAATGTTTTTATCTAGCAATGGGCTGGTTGTAGATCCAGTGGCTATTGAGAAAGAAAGGGCCATGATAAACCCTTGGACCGCAGAAGAGCAAGAGATTTTCTTGGAAAAATTTGCTGCCTATGGAAAAGATTTTCGAAAAATTGCCACTTTCCTTAACCACAAGACAACGGCTGACTGTGTTGAATTCTACTACAAAAATCACAAGTCTGATTGTTTTgagaaaattaagaaaaaagatGATGACAAGCTAGGGAAATTTTTCAAAGCCAAAACTGACTTGATGGCATCAGGCGTAAAATGTAACTCTGGAGTGAATGCTTCTTCACTTGATATTTTGAGTGAAGCTTCTTCAGTGATGGCAGATGACATTGCACGTGATCGGAAAATGCGTTCAGGAAGTTCCTTATGGAGGGgatataataatcataataagtCAAGGGGTGACAATATCATTACAGAGAGGCCGGACAGTTTTGATGTTCTTCAAGATGAAAGAGAGACTGTTGCAGCTGATGTATTGGCTAGTATATGTGGTTGTGTTTTATCCGAGGCAACGAGTTCCTGCATAACTAGTTCAGTCGATCCTGTGAAAGGTAAAAGGGTCGTCAAGAAGTGCGTGAAAGTGAAGCCTCTATCCAAAAAACCTCCAATGCCAGAAATTACTCAAAATATTGATCATGAAACTTGTTCCGACGAGAGCTGTGGTGAAATGGAACTTACTGATTGGTCAGATGTGGAGAAGGCAGCCTTTCTTCATGCTGTATCATTGTTTGGTAAGGATTTTGCAATGATTGCACAGCGTGTCAGAACAAGATCCCAATACCAGTGCAAAGTTTTTTTTAGCAAGACTCAGAAACGTCTTAGATTGAATCACATGGGTGACAGACCTGAAAATGTTGGATCACAGATGAATGATGATGTGGATGGTGGCAGGAGTGATGCAGATAATGCATGCGTTGTAGAGACAGGTTCAGCCAATGGCTCTGATTCGTCAGGCACTAAAACAGGTGTGGACCAGCCTGAATCTGATAAGAACATGTATCATGATGAATCCAATCCTGTAGAAGCTAGCAACCTGTCAGCGGACTTGTATACATCAGAGGAAATTAATAGGAAAGTAGATCATGAAGATGTAAATATGGTTTCTAATGCATGTGTGATTGGTGGTGAGTCTAAACTGCGCACTGATGATATTGTAGGTGTCTTGAATGGTTCTGATAAGTCTGGTTCTGTCCGGGAGCAGAGAGCTATAGTTATGTCAGATGGCATAGAAATTGGAACAAATGAACCAATTGAAGGGGGAGGTGCAGTTACAGAATTGGTGTCTGGTACGGGGACAATGGAACCATGCTACACTAATTCTGTTGCTGAGGGTAGACTAGTTTCTGACGTTTCTTCTGCACAACAGGGAAATGAATTGGAGGGTTCAACTATATGTCTAGTTGATAGAGATGAAGCTGATACAGATGCTGTGATTGAATTGAAAGGCAACGTCCGCGATTCAAGCACTTTGGTGAATACTTCATTATCATCTGTGGATGTTTCTTGTCCAAGATTAAGTGTTGAAGCTGAAAATGAGCCCCAAATATGCCTTGAAAAACCTCAATTCTCAGGATCATCAGAGGTCCCTCTCACAGATCCAACAACTTCAACATTGCAATATACTGATGGTGCTGCTATGCAATACAAGAAACCATCTAGCCAAGATCTACCGTCTTGTGATTTTCAGGGAAACCAAGATATGATTGGACATGATTCCAGTAGTAATCTTGGCCATCAGCTTTGTAATCCTGGGAAATCACTGGACCATGTTGAGGCTGCTAGAGTCCTTCAATGCTATAATTTGCAAGTGCCTTCTGATAAGGAAGTGAATGTGAAGATGAGCTGCAGCAGTTCAGCAACTGAGTTGCCACTTTTGTCCCAGAAGATTGATTTAGAAGAACCACCCAGAAATGATGTGAAAATATTCGGAAAGATACTAACCAATCCTTCATCCACCCCGAAGCCTAATTTAAGTGCAAAGGGAAATGAAGAAAATGGTACCCATCTTCCGAAGTTAAGCAGTAGCTCTTCTAGTCTGAAATTAACCGGCCATGATAATACTGGTGGAAAATCAACTATTTTGAACGTTGATCTTAATGACTGCCGGGTCTTTCAGAATGTTCCTGTTATAAGAAGCTACAGCGATGGGAACAAAATACAGCCTGTTTTCTCATCACTCCCTGATTCTGCCATTTTGCTTGCCAAATATCCAGCTGCATTTGGTAGTTATGGTCTTGAAGCAGTCTCAAGTTTACAGCAGCAGGTTACAGAAATGGTATCATCAAATGGTATTGGTGAACCAGGGATTCTTGCAGGTGGATCCAAAAGTGTTGCCTCAGATCCAATAGCAGCCATCAAAACACATCAGACCAATGCTGACCAGTTTGTGGGTCAAACTGGGAATGCAATAAAAGATGGTGAACCTGTAGGAGAGGAAAAGGATTTGAATAGTTAG
- the LOC123910846 gene encoding uncharacterized protein LOC123910846 isoform X4, protein MSLEPLDRKSSFRERKRHESSESFGSVARWRGSSNYNRSREFNRGGDYRRVGGHRKQGSWQLFPEESGHRHMISRSCDRRLEEDNYRPSFSRGDGNYGRGNKESRGAFSQREWRGRSSETTNNSLNMSRRQTNASNDRKSVDDMLTYSSHSHSDLANTWEQHNMKDQHDKMGGVNRFVTGQRNDRDSSLGTIDWKPLKWTRPGCSTSRDSGFSRSSGMRSLGGTNSKGSCEWKVGLQQKIATAVESNSGEAATCRASSAPSEEENLRKKPRLNWGEGLAKFERKHVEGPEVTSNNDDPVSPPFSMETNNFLSTGLVDRSPKLSGLSECASPATPSSAARSSSPGADDKLFGKAANVDSDVGNLSSSPVPGSQNHLQMFSFNLEKVDIDSLISLGSPLVELLPQSDNLNSVDYSLLISTTMDKLLILKADISKVLEVTETEIDLLENELRSLKSESKDRFQCSEAVGSLLIPCTYRHVANVSACGDSNSSLEVKDSVDVKSSASTGDILYDTIISCNEKTAKAACEVFDKLLPEKCCKNENIGASSGSSSHNGTLIKEKFAERRRLARLKERIITLKFKALHHLWKEDMRLLSIRKHRPKSHKKLESELRTTSNSHQKKRSSIPFRFPFPGNQLKLVPTSEMIKYTSQLLSESKHEIHRSTLKMPALIWDQKDKMYSMFLSSNGLVVDPVAIEKERAMINPWTAEEQEIFLEKFAAYGKDFRKIATFLNHKTTADCVEFYYKNHKSDCFEKIKKKDDDKLGKFFKAKTDLMASGVKCNSGVNASSLDILSEASSVMADDIARDRKMRSGSSLWRGYNNHNKSRGDNIITERPDSFDVLQDERETVAADVLASICGCVLSEATSSCITSSVDPVKGKRVVKKCVKVKPLSKKPPMPEITQNIDHETCSDESCGEMELTDWSDVEKAAFLHAVSLFGKDFAMIAQRVRTRSQYQCKVFFSKTQKRLRLNHMGDRPENVGSQMNDDVDGGRSDADNACVVETGSANGSDSSGTKTGVDQPESDKNMYHDESNPVEASNLSADLYTSEEINRKVDHEDVNMVSNACVIGGESKLRTDDIVGVLNGSDKSGSVREQRAIVMSDGIEIGTNEPIEGGGAVTELVSGTGTMEPCYTNSVAEGRLVSDVSSAQQGNELEGSTICLVDRDEADTDAVIELKGNVRDSSTLVNTSLSSVDVSCPRLSVEAENEPQICLEKPQFSGSSEVPLTDPTTSTLQYTDGAAMQYKKPSSQDLPSCDFQGNQDMIGHDSSSNLGHQLCNPGKSLDHVEAARVLQCYNLQVPSDKEVNVKMSCSSSATELPLLSQKIDLEEPPRNDVKIFGKILTNPSSTPKPNLSAKGNEENGTHLPKLSSSSSSLKLTGHDNTGGKSTILNVDLNDCRVFQNVPVIRSYSDGNKIQPVFSSLPDSAILLAKYPAAFGSYGLEAVSSLQQQVTEMVSSNGIGEPGILAGGSKSVASDPIAAIKTHQTNADQFVGQTGNAIKDGEPVGEEKDLNS, encoded by the exons atGTCGCTGGAACCGTTGGATCGAAAGAGCTCGTTTAGGGAGAGGAAGCGCCACGAGAGTTCTGAGTCTTTTGGGTCTGTGGCTAGATGGAGAGGATCTTCTAATTATAACCGATCGCGTGAGTTCAATCGTGGTGGCGATTATCGGAGAGTAGGAG GTCATCGTAAGCAGGGTAGTTGGCAGCTATTTCCAGAAGAATCTGGTCATCGGCATATGATTTCTCGATCTTGTGACAGGAGACTGGAGGAAGATAACTATCGCCCGTCATTCTCGCGAGGGGATGGAAATTACGGAAGGGGCAATAAGGAAAGCAGAGGAGCCTTTAGCCAGAGAGAATGGAGAGGGCGTTCATCTGAAACCACAAACAATTCTCTGAATATGTCGAGGAGGCAAACCAATGCAAGTAATGATCGCAAGTCGGTCGATGATATGCTAACATATTCCTCTCATTCACATTCTGACCTAGCAAATACTTGGGAGCAGCATAACATGAAAGACCAGCATGATAAGATGGGTGGTGTTAATCGGTTTGTTACAGGCCAGAGAAATGATAGGGATAGTTCTTTGGGTACAATTGACTGGAAGCCCCTTAAATGGACCCGGCCTGGATGCTCCACTTCACGAGACTCGGGCTTTAGCCGCTCAAGTGGCATGAGGAGcttaggagggacaaattcgaAGGGAAGCTGTGAATGGAAGGTTGGGTTGCAACAAAAAATTGCAACTGCTGTTGAGTCAAATTCAGGGGAAGCTGCTACATGTCGTGCATCGTCTGCTCCATCTGAAGAGGAAAATTTGAGGAAGAAGCCTAGGCTAAATTGGGGCGAGGGACTTGCAAAGTTCGAGAGAAAGCATGTTGAGGGGCCTGAGGTAACTTCGAACAATGATGACCCTGTCTCACCTCCTTTCAGTATGGAAACCAATAATTTCCTCAGTACTGGCTTAGTAGATAGAAGCCCTAAACTTTCAGGACTCTCAGAGTGTGCATCTCCTGCAACTCCATCTTCGGCAGCCCGCAGCTCTTCACCAG GTGCAGATGATAAATTGTTTGGAAAAGCTGCAAATGTGGACAGTGATGTTGGTAACTTGAGTAGTTCACCTGTTCCTGGGTCTCAAAATCATCTGCAGATGTTTTCTTTCAATTTAGAGAAGGTGGATATTGACTCATTGATTAGTCTGGGCTCTCCACTTGTTGAGTTATTACCACAGTCTGATAATCTGAACTCTGTGGATTATAGTTTATTAATTTCCACCACAATGGATAAGCTGCTGATATTGAAAGCGGACATTTCAAAGGTATTAGAGGTCACTGAAACTGAAATTGATTTACTTGAAAATGAACTTAGATCTCTAAAATCTGAATCTAAGGATAGATTTCAATGTTCAGAAGCCGTTGGCTCTCTGCTAATCCCCTGTACTTATAGGCATGTTGCCAATGTCTCGGCTTGTGGTGATAGTAATTCATCTTTGGAGGTTAAAGATAGTGTAGATGTTAAGTCTAGTGCGAGCACTGGGGATATTTTATACGATACAATTATTTCTTGCAATGAAAAAACTGCAAAAGCAGCATGTGAAGTGTTTGATAAGTTATTGCCTGAAAAATGTTGCAAGAACGAGAATATTGGGGCTAGCAGTGGTTCATCCTCTCATAATGGCACACTTATTAAGGAAAAATTTGCTGAGAGAAGACGATTGGCAAGATTGAAGGAGAGAATTATAACACTCAAGTTTAAAGCTTTGCATCACTTGTGGAAAGAAGATATGCGTTTACTGTCTATTAGGAAACACCGCCCAAAATCTCACAAGAAACTTGAATCAGAGCTACGCACCACCAGTAATAGTCATCAGAAGAAGCGGTCTTCTATTCCTTTCCGTTTTCCCTTCCCTG GAAACCAACTGAAATTGGTTCCAACATCTGAGATGATTAAGTATACAAGCCAACTGCTTTCAGAATCCAAACATGAAATTCACAGAAGCACCTTGAAGATGCCAGCATTAATTTGGGATCAAAAGGACAAAATGTATTCAATGTTTTTATCTAGCAATGGGCTGGTTGTAGATCCAGTGGCTATTGAGAAAGAAAGGGCCATGATAAACCCTTGGACCGCAGAAGAGCAAGAGATTTTCTTGGAAAAATTTGCTGCCTATGGAAAAGATTTTCGAAAAATTGCCACTTTCCTTAACCACAAGACAACGGCTGACTGTGTTGAATTCTACTACAAAAATCACAAGTCTGATTGTTTTgagaaaattaagaaaaaagatGATGACAAGCTAGGGAAATTTTTCAAAGCCAAAACTGACTTGATGGCATCAGGCGTAAAATGTAACTCTGGAGTGAATGCTTCTTCACTTGATATTTTGAGTGAAGCTTCTTCAGTGATGGCAGATGACATTGCACGTGATCGGAAAATGCGTTCAGGAAGTTCCTTATGGAGGGgatataataatcataataagtCAAGGGGTGACAATATCATTACAGAGAGGCCGGACAGTTTTGATGTTCTTCAAGATGAAAGAGAGACTGTTGCAGCTGATGTATTGGCTAGTATATGTGGTTGTGTTTTATCCGAGGCAACGAGTTCCTGCATAACTAGTTCAGTCGATCCTGTGAAAGGTAAAAGGGTCGTCAAGAAGTGCGTGAAAGTGAAGCCTCTATCCAAAAAACCTCCAATGCCAGAAATTACTCAAAATATTGATCATGAAACTTGTTCCGACGAGAGCTGTGGTGAAATGGAACTTACTGATTGGTCAGATGTGGAGAAGGCAGCCTTTCTTCATGCTGTATCATTGTTTGGTAAGGATTTTGCAATGATTGCACAGCGTGTCAGAACAAGATCCCAATACCAGTGCAAAGTTTTTTTTAGCAAGACTCAGAAACGTCTTAGATTGAATCACATGGGTGACAGACCTGAAAATGTTGGATCACAGATGAATGATGATGTGGATGGTGGCAGGAGTGATGCAGATAATGCATGCGTTGTAGAGACAGGTTCAGCCAATGGCTCTGATTCGTCAGGCACTAAAACAGGTGTGGACCAGCCTGAATCTGATAAGAACATGTATCATGATGAATCCAATCCTGTAGAAGCTAGCAACCTGTCAGCGGACTTGTATACATCAGAGGAAATTAATAGGAAAGTAGATCATGAAGATGTAAATATGGTTTCTAATGCATGTGTGATTGGTGGTGAGTCTAAACTGCGCACTGATGATATTGTAGGTGTCTTGAATGGTTCTGATAAGTCTGGTTCTGTCCGGGAGCAGAGAGCTATAGTTATGTCAGATGGCATAGAAATTGGAACAAATGAACCAATTGAAGGGGGAGGTGCAGTTACAGAATTGGTGTCTGGTACGGGGACAATGGAACCATGCTACACTAATTCTGTTGCTGAGGGTAGACTAGTTTCTGACGTTTCTTCTGCACAACAGGGAAATGAATTGGAGGGTTCAACTATATGTCTAGTTGATAGAGATGAAGCTGATACAGATGCTGTGATTGAATTGAAAGGCAACGTCCGCGATTCAAGCACTTTGGTGAATACTTCATTATCATCTGTGGATGTTTCTTGTCCAAGATTAAGTGTTGAAGCTGAAAATGAGCCCCAAATATGCCTTGAAAAACCTCAATTCTCAGGATCATCAGAGGTCCCTCTCACAGATCCAACAACTTCAACATTGCAATATACTGATGGTGCTGCTATGCAATACAAGAAACCATCTAGCCAAGATCTACCGTCTTGTGATTTTCAGGGAAACCAAGATATGATTGGACATGATTCCAGTAGTAATCTTGGCCATCAGCTTTGTAATCCTGGGAAATCACTGGACCATGTTGAGGCTGCTAGAGTCCTTCAATGCTATAATTTGCAAGTGCCTTCTGATAAGGAAGTGAATGTGAAGATGAGCTGCAGCAGTTCAGCAACTGAGTTGCCACTTTTGTCCCAGAAGATTGATTTAGAAGAACCACCCAGAAATGATGTGAAAATATTCGGAAAGATACTAACCAATCCTTCATCCACCCCGAAGCCTAATTTAAGTGCAAAGGGAAATGAAGAAAATGGTACCCATCTTCCGAAGTTAAGCAGTAGCTCTTCTAGTCTGAAATTAACCGGCCATGATAATACTGGTGGAAAATCAACTATTTTGAACGTTGATCTTAATGACTGCCGGGTCTTTCAGAATGTTCCTGTTATAAGAAGCTACAGCGATGGGAACAAAATACAGCCTGTTTTCTCATCACTCCCTGATTCTGCCATTTTGCTTGCCAAATATCCAGCTGCATTTGGTAGTTATGGTCTTGAAGCAGTCTCAAGTTTACAGCAGCAGGTTACAGAAATGGTATCATCAAATGGTATTGGTGAACCAGGGATTCTTGCAGGTGGATCCAAAAGTGTTGCCTCAGATCCAATAGCAGCCATCAAAACACATCAGACCAATGCTGACCAGTTTGTGGGTCAAACTGGGAATGCAATAAAAGATGGTGAACCTGTAGGAGAGGAAAAGGATTTGAATAGTTAG